A stretch of Gossypium hirsutum isolate 1008001.06 chromosome A06, Gossypium_hirsutum_v2.1, whole genome shotgun sequence DNA encodes these proteins:
- the LOC121230446 gene encoding uncharacterized protein → MGAVDLYPLSHIKPIGPVACWPLLPSIKATNIAGAIRSLGLSFPFSADIQEWSPKPSKIVQQLEKIGGLSLPHGVVSGAKDKSSFVSLCLLSALLQPFFLPCLCKHICCNRKKEGQTIYVTGT, encoded by the exons ATGGGGGCAGTCGATCTCTATCCTTTGTCTCACATAAAGCCAATCGGTCCAGTTGCTTGCTGGCCCTTATTACCCTCTATCAAGGCAACTAACATAGCAGGAGCAATAA GATCATTAGGTTTGAGTTTTCCATTCTCTGCTGATATTCAGGAATGGAGTCCAAAACCTTCAAAGATAGTGCAACAACTGGAAAAGATTGGTGGTTTGTCATTACCTCATGGAGTTGTCTCTGGAGCAAAAGATAAATCTTCTTTTGTTTCACTCTGTTTGTTATCCGCATTGCTTCAACCCTTCTTCCTTCCTTGCCTTTGCAAACATATATGCTGCAACAGGAAGAAAGAAGGTCAGACAATCTATGTTACTGGGACCTAA
- the LOC107887251 gene encoding uncharacterized protein isoform X1 → MPGTIQVSVLDFKGLHSSSLSSSSSSKVSIKVSKGKIEYQTWDKGEFSFPLTTLRDNLIITIQDAEGNEISHTGLETRLVVEKGVWDDIFPLEGGGHAHMKLQFFLNEEERQQIRIMRESALKKKHEELCNSGHGSPKNASVSYSEASQLSVPLNNPKDAKFDIDNRDRSYSIQKQKSTDSVPSEPEKHNNSKKKHEKLRDSGHGSPNQASVSYSEVSGSKESSFRSGLLANEANQVSVPLNNANDANFDITSRNRSSIQKQKSTDSVPSELEKRNNSKKPRPAEKCHSNVKNMINAFEGSLFQDVRPSIKPPPKISQTRKIGANSFLVNSHLNEAETEKIISPKVTLGTINREKVQTFGSVEPIYGAAPSKESEQLKDKFKVKQRESVVKEEKKYSKDFKRASITEKAEFSQRILDKYSKGNQSWNLFSAKQHSRRKSVTKEGKEENFQKDPREAEGTSNGKRKSVAIWSNHHCSIGSSGLWIFPGEATCSCITTGAKQIMDQMGGFCDEANTHQINLSSCDPKSTEEANDADGGTAIVENEDGKTSEKFGRRVGTSMNPEESIGPFGKVIKVVVMVGFATLVLLTRRTYR, encoded by the exons ATGCCAGGAACCATCCAAGTTTCAG TTCTGGATTTCAAGGGTCTCCattcatcatcattatcatcatcatcatcatcaaaagTATCAATAAAAG TTTCCAAGGGAAAAATAGAGTACCAGACTTGGGACAAAGGGGAATTCTCATT TCCATTGACAACCCTTCGTGACAACTTGATTATAACAATACAAGATGCAGAGGGAAACGAGATTTCTCATACAG GACTTGAAACCAGATTGGTGGTTGAGAAAGGTGTTTGGGATGACATATTTCCCCTTGAAGGAGGTGGGCATGCTCATATGAAGTTGCAGTTTTTCCTCAATGAAGAAGAGCGCCAGCAAATTCGGATAATG AGGGAATCTGCACTGAAGAAGAAACATGAAGAGCTTTGCAATAGTGGTCATGGAAGTCCCAAAAATGCTTCTGTTAGTTATAGTGAAGCCAGTCAACTGTCTGTCCCCTTAAACAACCCCAAGGATGCCAAATTTGATATCGACAACAGAGACAGAAGTTATTCTATTCAGAAGCAAAAGAGCACA GATTCAGTTCCTTCAGAACCAGAGAAGCATAATAACTCAAAGAAGAAACATGAAAAGCTTCGCGATAGCGGTCATGGAAGTCCCAACCAGGCTTCTGTTAGTTATAGTGAAGTTTCAG GATCAAAAGAAAGTTCATTCCGAAGTGGATTGCTAGCCAATGAAGCCAATCAAGTGTCTGTCCCCTTAAACAACGCCAACGATGCCAATTTCGATATCACTAGCAGAAACAGAAGTTCTATTCAGAAGCAAAAGAGCACA GATTCAGTTCCTTCAGAACTAGAGAAGCGCAATAACTCGAAGAAGCCGAGACCTGCAGAGAAATGCCATAGCAACGTAAAGAACATGATAAATGCATTTGAGGGTAGTCTATTTCAG GATGTGAGACCTTCTATTAAACCACCACCGAAAATATCTCAGACGAGAAAGATAGGAGCCAACTCTTTTCTAGTAAATTCACATCTCAATGAAGCTGAGACAGAAAAGATCATATCGCCAAAGGTAACATTAGGAACAATCAATAGGGAAAAAGTGCAGACATTTGGTTCAGTGGAACCTATATATGGGGCTGCACCATCCAAAGAAAGCGAGCAGTTGAAggataaatttaaagttaaacAAAGAGAAAGTGTggtgaaggaagagaagaaatattCCAAAGATTTCAAGAGAGCATCAATAACAGAAAAAGCCGAATTTTCTCAAAGAATCCTTGACAAGTATTCAAAAGGTAACCAATCTTGGAACCTGTTTTCTGCAAAGCAACACTCTAGAAGAAAATCGGTAACAAAGGAGGGTaaagaagaaaattttcaaaaggaTCCACGAGAAGCTGAAGGAACTTCAAATGGAAAACGAAAATCAGTGGCTATTTGGAGTAATCACCATTGTTCCATTGGTAGCTCTGGCCTCTGGATATTTCCAGGTGAAGCTACATGCTCATGCATAACAACTGGGGCCAAACAAATAATGGATCAAATGGGAGGTTTTTGCGATGAAGCCAATACCCACCAAATAAATTTGAGTTCTTGTGATCCGAAAAGCACAGAAGAG GCTAATGATGCTGATGGTGGCACTGCTATTGTGGAGAATGAAGATGGGAAGACTTCTGAAAAGTTTGGACGAAGGGTTGGGACTTCCATGAATCCTGAGGAATCCATTGGACCTTTTGGAAAG GTGATTAAAGTCGTAGTCATGGTGGGCTTTGCAACTTTGGTTCTCCTAACAAGGAGAACATACAG ATGA
- the LOC107887252 gene encoding enhanced ethylene response protein 5 translates to MAYPSMGEAHRRITDYLNKFCDAVSYQDVASLAQLFSFSSNSPSLLSLADALNFFQDANRLIKQSDKFSQFGEILAPLFRSLQSYRLGNLVEAYHAFEKFANAFIQEFRNWESAWALEALYVIAYEIRVLAERADRELSSNGKSPEKLKGAGSFLMKVFGVLAGKGPKRVGALYVTCQLFKIYFKLGTVHLCRSVIRSIETARIFDFEEFPRRDKVTYMYYTGRLEVFNENFPAADHKLSYALTHCNPLREANIRMILKYLIPVKLSLGILPKTCLLEKYNLLEYNDVVQALKRGDLRLLRHALQEHEDQFLRSGVYLVLEKLELQVYQRLVKKIYFIQKQKDPGKAHQLKLEVIVKSLKWLEMDMDLDEVECIMTILIYKNLVKGYFAHKSKVVVLSKQDPFPKLNGKPVNS, encoded by the exons ATGGCGTACCCAAGCATGGGAGAAGCCCATAGAAGAATCACAGATTACCTAAACAAGTTCTGCGACGCCGTTTCGTACCAAGATGTAGCTTCCCTTGCTCAGCTCTTTTCCTTCTCCTCCAACTCTCCTTCTCTCCTTTCCCTTGCTGACGCCCTAAACTTCTTCCAG GATGCTAATAGATTGATAAAACAATCGGATAAGTTTTCCCAGTTTGGTGAGATTTTGGCCCCGCTTTTTCGTTCTTTGCAAAGCTACAGACTTGGAAACTTGGTTGAAGCCTACCATGCGTTTGAAAAATTTGCAAA TGCTTTTATTCAGGAGTTTCGAAATTGGGAATCAGCGTGGGCATTGGAGGCCTTGTATGttattgcttatgaaattagGGTTCTTGCTGAAAGG GCTGATAGAGAGTTGTCTTCTAATGGAAAGTCCCCTGAGAAGTTGAAAGGAGCTGGCTCATTCCTTATGAAAGTATTTGGTGTTCTCGCT GGAAAAGGCCCAAAACGAGTCGGAGCATTATATGTGACTTGCCAACTGTTTAAAATCTACTTCAAG CTTGGTACAGTACACCTCTGTCGAAGTGTAATAAGAAGTATTGAAACTGCTCGTATTTTTGACTTTGAAGAATTTCCTAGAAGAGACAAA GTCACCTACATGTATTACACTGGGCGTTTGGaagtttttaatgaaaattttcctgCT GCTGACCATAAATTATCATATGCGTTGACACATTGCAACCCTCTTAGAGAAGCAAATATAAG GATGATATTAAAATACTTGATACCAGTCAAGCTTTCATTGGGCATCTTACCTAAAACTTGCCTCCTAGAGAAGTATAACCTCCTTGAG TACAATGATGTTGTACAAGCTCTAAAAAGGGGTGATCTCCGTCTTCTTCGGCATGCTCTCCAAGAACATGAAGACCA GTTTTTGAGATCTGGTGTGTACCTTGTCCTGGAGAAGCTCGAGCTCCAAGTTTACCAAAGATTGGTCAAAAAAAT TTACTTCATCCAAAAGCAAAAGGACCCAGGCAAAGCTCACCAGTTGAAGTTGGAAGTaattgtcaaatcattgaaatgGCTTGAGATGGACATGGATCTAGACGAG GTTGAGTGTATAATGACCATTCTTATATACAAAAATCTTGTGAAAGGGTACTTTGCTCACAAGAGCAAAGTAGTAGTTTTAAGCAAGCAAGACCCTTTCCCCAAATTAAATGGAAAGCCTGTTAACTCATAA
- the LOC107887251 gene encoding uncharacterized protein isoform X2, which translates to MPGTIQVSVLDFKGLHSSSLSSSSSSKVSIKVSKGKIEYQTWDKGEFSFPLTTLRDNLIITIQDAEGNEISHTGLETRLVVEKGVWDDIFPLEGGGHAHMKLQFFLNEEERQQIRIMRESALKKKHEELCNSGHGSPKNASVSYSEASQLSVPLNNPKDAKFDIDNRDRSYSIQKQKSTDSVPSELEKRNNSKKPRPAEKCHSNVKNMINAFEGSLFQDVRPSIKPPPKISQTRKIGANSFLVNSHLNEAETEKIISPKVTLGTINREKVQTFGSVEPIYGAAPSKESEQLKDKFKVKQRESVVKEEKKYSKDFKRASITEKAEFSQRILDKYSKGNQSWNLFSAKQHSRRKSVTKEGKEENFQKDPREAEGTSNGKRKSVAIWSNHHCSIGSSGLWIFPGEATCSCITTGAKQIMDQMGGFCDEANTHQINLSSCDPKSTEEANDADGGTAIVENEDGKTSEKFGRRVGTSMNPEESIGPFGKVIKVVVMVGFATLVLLTRRTYR; encoded by the exons ATGCCAGGAACCATCCAAGTTTCAG TTCTGGATTTCAAGGGTCTCCattcatcatcattatcatcatcatcatcatcaaaagTATCAATAAAAG TTTCCAAGGGAAAAATAGAGTACCAGACTTGGGACAAAGGGGAATTCTCATT TCCATTGACAACCCTTCGTGACAACTTGATTATAACAATACAAGATGCAGAGGGAAACGAGATTTCTCATACAG GACTTGAAACCAGATTGGTGGTTGAGAAAGGTGTTTGGGATGACATATTTCCCCTTGAAGGAGGTGGGCATGCTCATATGAAGTTGCAGTTTTTCCTCAATGAAGAAGAGCGCCAGCAAATTCGGATAATG AGGGAATCTGCACTGAAGAAGAAACATGAAGAGCTTTGCAATAGTGGTCATGGAAGTCCCAAAAATGCTTCTGTTAGTTATAGTGAAGCCAGTCAACTGTCTGTCCCCTTAAACAACCCCAAGGATGCCAAATTTGATATCGACAACAGAGACAGAAGTTATTCTATTCAGAAGCAAAAGAGCACA GATTCAGTTCCTTCAGAACTAGAGAAGCGCAATAACTCGAAGAAGCCGAGACCTGCAGAGAAATGCCATAGCAACGTAAAGAACATGATAAATGCATTTGAGGGTAGTCTATTTCAG GATGTGAGACCTTCTATTAAACCACCACCGAAAATATCTCAGACGAGAAAGATAGGAGCCAACTCTTTTCTAGTAAATTCACATCTCAATGAAGCTGAGACAGAAAAGATCATATCGCCAAAGGTAACATTAGGAACAATCAATAGGGAAAAAGTGCAGACATTTGGTTCAGTGGAACCTATATATGGGGCTGCACCATCCAAAGAAAGCGAGCAGTTGAAggataaatttaaagttaaacAAAGAGAAAGTGTggtgaaggaagagaagaaatattCCAAAGATTTCAAGAGAGCATCAATAACAGAAAAAGCCGAATTTTCTCAAAGAATCCTTGACAAGTATTCAAAAGGTAACCAATCTTGGAACCTGTTTTCTGCAAAGCAACACTCTAGAAGAAAATCGGTAACAAAGGAGGGTaaagaagaaaattttcaaaaggaTCCACGAGAAGCTGAAGGAACTTCAAATGGAAAACGAAAATCAGTGGCTATTTGGAGTAATCACCATTGTTCCATTGGTAGCTCTGGCCTCTGGATATTTCCAGGTGAAGCTACATGCTCATGCATAACAACTGGGGCCAAACAAATAATGGATCAAATGGGAGGTTTTTGCGATGAAGCCAATACCCACCAAATAAATTTGAGTTCTTGTGATCCGAAAAGCACAGAAGAG GCTAATGATGCTGATGGTGGCACTGCTATTGTGGAGAATGAAGATGGGAAGACTTCTGAAAAGTTTGGACGAAGGGTTGGGACTTCCATGAATCCTGAGGAATCCATTGGACCTTTTGGAAAG GTGATTAAAGTCGTAGTCATGGTGGGCTTTGCAACTTTGGTTCTCCTAACAAGGAGAACATACAG ATGA